A genome region from Coffea arabica cultivar ET-39 chromosome 7e, Coffea Arabica ET-39 HiFi, whole genome shotgun sequence includes the following:
- the LOC113697857 gene encoding protein LIKE COV 3, protein MGSSSREKDRDLERLIPIGSLGISDNVNGLASKSSSPSESPLASTSLSHHAGKEAFSKVIRSWASKKFMSGCVILFPIAITFYITWWFIHFVDGFFSPIYAHLGINVFGLGFVTSITFIFLVGVFMSSWLGASVLGLGEWFIKKMPIMSYIYSASKQISAAISPDQNSHAFKEVAIVRHPRIGEYALGFITSSVILRKSSGSEELCCVYIPTNHLYLGDIFLINSKDIMRPNLSVREGIEIVISGGMSIPKILTIVDVQSILSPRVGKFAVPQV, encoded by the exons ATGGGCAGCAGTAGTAGAGAGAAGGACAGAGATCTGGAACGTTTGATACCCATAGGAAGCTTAGGAATCTCCGACAACGTTAATGGGCTTGCCTCCAAATCCTCTTCCCCCTCCGAATCTCCCCTCGCTTCCACTTCTTTATCTCATCATGCCGGCAaagag GCATTTAGCAAAGTCATTCGTAGCTGGGCTTCTAAAAAGTTTATGTCGGGATG TGTCATCTTGTTTCCAATAGCCATCACATTCTATATCACTTGGTGGTTCATTCATTTTGTGGACGGGTTCTTCTCCCCCATCTATGCTCATCTGGGGATTAACGTATTCG GTCTTGGATTTGTTACCTCGATAACTTTCATATTTTTGGTTGGAGTCTTCATGTCATCATGGTTGGGTGCCTCTGTTCTCGGATTGGGAGAATGGTTTATTAAGAAAATGCCCATCATGAGCTACATTTATAGTGCTTCAAAGCAAATCAGTGCTGCCATTTCACCAG ATCAGAATTCACATGCGTTCAAGGAAGTAGCAATCGTCAGGCACCCACGTATCGGGGAGTATGCACTTGGCTTCATTACATCAAGTGTCATCCTCCGCAAGAGTTCAGGTTCAGAGGAGCTTTGCTGTGTTTATATACCCACCAACCACCTTTATCTAGGAGATATATTCCTCATCAACTCGAAAGATATAATGAGACCGAATCTCTCTGTTCGAGAGGGGATAG AGATAGTCATATCTGGAGGCATGTCAATACCCAAGATATTGACCATAGTGGATGTGCAATCCATTCTATCACCAAGAGTTGGAAAATTTGCAGTTCCACAAGTTTAA